tcaattttgaaagcTTTAGATAACCTTAACGCATTTGAAAAACTATTCTGAAGAGTACAGCTTGATTTACTTCTTTtagaaatctttaaaaaatgtataaacatcaCACAATAGCCGTTCTATAACTTTTTGATACCAAagtactttataaatttatttatacgactttattaataatataataatgctttattaataataccaaaatattttcagtgtctaaggataaattattaattcatatgttaattaaacataattaaatttgtttaaattgctattgacttaaaaatatgtatgaaaaataaaaataatatgatataataataattaataatgctatacCGCATATTGTAAATGCTTttcacagatttttttttggtttaacagtacctaggtacttaaatgttttgttcggttgtaaaatgttttgtaaatatacgtattatattagctgtatttatagtttattgtattgtaatattttgttttccttGGTgccaatattgaaaatttagtgtTGTGTTCAATAGCGTTTTATGATTTGGTTTTAGATACCTCCGTGACGTCCTATTGAATTTGTTATCTCTTTGTGTTCCTTGCttattactatatgtatactataaagatacaacttataagtaatatgttaACGAGAGAGTACAATAAGTCTATAATTTTGTCATGTCTTGAGTAACAAAAcattcactattttttttatttaatttcaattttacttgaacatattcaattttacacAATTCTTGGTTAGTACAACTAGTACAAGTATAGTTCCTAGAGCACAATTTAATACCATTTACACAACCGATTATCAATAAAGTGGGATTCACTGTAATAGACCGAGTTTTGTTTAGAATGGTTTTctgaattatatgatataataacataaatctaatgaacaaaaataatgaagtcATTATTTAACATGTTCCTTTGAAATCAAATGTAATGTCATTAATATCCTAACCTGTTTATCTGTaggtatttcattttaaatctatgcgtatcatttaaatttatacgagGCTACAATAGATCGTAAGATCCTCTATATCGATTATCGGggcattttatttcatacattagTATCGTAATTAAATGTGTACTTATATCTGATATTATGAAGTATatcatgtaatatgtattaaataaaaaaaagaatattgccCAAGACAATATTTGATATGTATCAAGTTTTTCGtgaactgtttaaaaataccCCGAatgtacagttttttttttacaatttttgaaaataaaataccaaagtatttttataaatgaataagtaaTAGCTAAATTAGctatttaattctaattagacatttttaatccAACCAAAGTCTGTTAGAActgagaaaatattaaaaaatacattatgtgtCGATGTGTCATGTAAACGATTTTCAAACTTTATTCGGACTagtattttatgtaggtagtaggtactcaTAATGGCTCAAGGATTGCGTTGCTCAGAGTGATTGAATCTACTACCTAactatttgtaaaattgaatgtttcatttttgggcataattatgttaatagtgtgtattatttaattaaaaatagaaaagtgCTGCTAACGAATatgataaaactattaaaataactttggtTATCATACTATGTGCTTTCagccaattattttatgaacgaAATATGCGCTTTACCGGTACTATTACAGTTATACACTCTAGTTTATCAATTATCTCCGGTGAAAATTAAACATTCGACTGTGGTGTATTGGAAACAGCATTCTAATACACGTCTGGTTGGTTTTTATAATGCAAGAAATGTTAAGTTAAAAGCTGAGTTTAAGTgtccaattattaattatttgtgacAACCAGATCTAGCTACATCCGCCACGTTACCGCGttctttacatatatataatattaggaatacctaatatttattattattattattcatttattatactcgAAAACCCTTAAAGTCCGTTTTTTACGTTATCGGTTGAACATATTTTGCGCTAGGGATAGAGTATGATATCGTGGATAGGTATAGTTCATAACTATtggtaaaatgattttaattaagtgaTACGCAAAGTACTCTTAAGAGAGTTAAATTacgaataaatagtattaacttagaattaagattataaattagcttaacactaaatatttaaaataatcactacACGTTATACTAcacttgtttattattatatttgtttatttagtttacttgacagtattttattaacaaaaatatttctttgtgtataatgtaaatttagcTCAGTTATGTTGATTGtaatttccatatttttattaggaatATAAAACAGGTTTCAGtgttatatttctttaaccttgaatttaattaaactatttattatccaGAGATCAAACTTaattgttacaaaaataattacaaaaatttaaaaaaaagtattattgtaatttaataacttaatttaaaaagcttttataagctttttataatatagctaatatTCTAGCTTTTatagaatacataaaaaataaaaaataacaattattaactattcaaTCTGTTTGTTTATAGTGTGTGAAAGCATATGTAGATTTTGAAATCAACCAAGGTGCATACAATATATCTTGTCCAGATGCTCAATGTCCAAAACAAGGCATAATCCAGTTAGAAGAAATAGAAGCATTGGTCAGCATTgatgaaattgaaaaacatcAAAGATACAGACTTAATAAGggtaaatcaaaaacatatcaaatttataaaatataagaatattaaacaatattttgaattaaatgaaaacagttctaaatattataagtagataATTTTGGGCAATCacagttcataataattactaacttAACTACTTTAACTACTAAAAACTAAGTTTTTACCTATTTTGGgcagttaattataaaattgtacttaaaaaaagtatacatagATAGGTATTGATAGGTGTAGGTATATGattgttataacatttatataattttattttttacgtaatgttttagattattttaaacttaacatTGAAATTAGCAGTATAAAGTATAGGTCTATGATGCCCAACCTTTTTTGTTCGGCATGCCACTTTGGTAAACAATCATCTCCGAGAGGGCCaccaaatataaaagtacaatGATCAGTATAtcaacaaatgaaaaaaaaactgatttattaatttgtgacGGGCCACATAGAATACCTTCGCGGGCCGCGGGTTGGGCACCACTGGTATaggtagtaaatagtaattttgaatcagttatatttttatatttagaattacttttatgttacattattttaaattttaaaaattcttgaaaaaaaaataatatcaatgttatgtataatcattataatttagtatattataaaatcaatggtaTATAATCAAGTAACATAGAATCGAATACCGAttctatgttatttttttatgtactagATTACATTAGCAAAcaactaaacaaatttaaatagtgaatttagataatatagtcataattttaataatcgatCAGGtggaaatactataattaattactttttgtttggtttatattgtgataatattttacagacCTTGGACGTAATTACTTGGTTGAtagatttttcataaaaatttaagaataataatataagaaattatttttaatatagtattattatttattagttgttaCATTTGAATAATGTCAGCAAGTGATCAGTTCATTTGAATCCAATCAGATTGATCACtatccaattttatttttttaatttaaaatcatacttggtctctttatttttttactttaaacctcagataaaaatctttttatttaaaaccttttattataatactaagatagtatagtatttatataatgtgaaGTGTATTTCAAACTAAGATAATTGGTTTGACATATTTAGTGGTTTGTAGTACATGTAAGATGGGAAATACTATACAGTAGAATTTGCTTAATAGGGACACATTGGGCGGTGATCTATTTGTTCCCATTATCCGACTGTCCCGATTAaccaaataactaataaaccgATACATTCGTTCTGGACTATGCCAATCTATCCCTATTAAGCGGTTATCCCCTTTATACGGTGTCCCAAATAAGCGGATTCTActgtatacacattttttttaatataaatgatacatactattgttttttgtGCTGAATAAATAAaggcttataattatttatactttataacaatatacatttaaaaactaataaacaaaGGAATAAAGTTTCCAAAGTAAgctttattgattataaataggcCCTATGTTTACTCTatgaattgaataatattgtgataattttttaatcgcaGTATATGCTTATcctttatttacataaatatttatttatttatttattacaaaataaaataaaataatattcctatttaattcttattttattaggtaaaaatgtttataactttattttaattaaaatttctgaAAATCATTACTTTAGTAATGAATTAATGACTAATaagttacatttattataacttttttaatttcataattatatttatttgaataaaataaaatttcaattttgtttaaatattattccttgtttatatgtgataataaaatgggtctatttaaaaatagtatttttatcagtaatttgataattaaataatttaaatgttttatttttattttatcaaaatcctatttttaattttaattattattatttttttgttattgacaGAAGTGGAATTGGATAAAAGTCGAATGTGGTGTCCAAAACCAGGATGTGAAACTGTTTGCAATGTAGGTGATCGTTCACGACCACATAGTGTAATATGTCCTACCTGTCAAACCGAATTTTGTTCTGGATGTCGAGCAACATGGCATCCTGGAAAACCATGTCCTCCTCCAACTACACATGACATGCCAACATTCGAttcagatttaattaaatgctgTCCCATGTGTAGTGTACCCATTGAAAAGGATGAAGGCTGTGCTCAAATGTTATGTAAAAGATGTAAACATGTCTTTTGTTGGTATTGTCTTGCTTCTTTAGatgtaagtttaataatattatattatgcatattaacatttgttttttcaacaattcattttttacacttttatatTTCAGGATGATTTCCTTTTAAGACATTATGACAAAGGcccatgtaaaaataaattgggtCATTCAAGAGCTTCCGTGATATGGCATCGTACCCAAGTGATAGGTATATTTGCGGGCTTCGGTATACTGCTACTTGTTGCTAGTCCTTTGTTATTACTAGCTGCTCCGTGTATAGTTTGTTGTAAATGTCGAGTATGCACTAGTGGATCAAAATTAGATGACCCTGATGATGATATAATGGATGAACCAAATTGATCCAGTTAAGTATACATCatcaaataaatgaattttgtttttgtattaaatgttatggattgattaatcaataatcatgcAATAATTGTTCATTAACAATATGCCACCTAGTCATCAAGTTTATTTACagtgtaatgtattaattgtattaatatctttaatatctattttataacacaGACAAATTCACCTTACTAGTatgactaataaataataatatattattaaaaaatatgaagtatttttatatgtctTTTCACTTGcttaattgtgtttaaaacctaaaagttaaatatctatacatgatttataaatataaaaataatacaattcaattatatatacatatattattaaccttaaaattttacattcatATTGATTGacagtgataaaaaaaaatatttaatttctcttataaaaattttaatatatctttaCTTTCCTATTTCCAATTGGCACAATTTGTGTATTCTTAAGTatagtatttaacattttataatatattatgatcaatgaaaactatctaaaataatttcaattatttagtttataaatttcaaatagcgAATTGTaggttgtattttaatttaatgagaaaataaaaattgatatttttaattacttgttttgaacattattttatagatagttgatacttaataaagtggattagacattttattaatttataattgatttttataaattaatatcttatttagtaaaatcacatttataaatcattaatattagctttattgaaaacatgtttaaataaagtaatagaaaccactataatttgttattaaaaaaattatgttgttaaaaatttagatatttcttaaatatgataatagttattaactaGTGATGAagacaatacaaaattaataaacataattattgcaagatattgtttttttaattatagctaatatatacaaatgtaaattatataaataaatatttaaaacatttatgaaaaaattggacaattttaaaaaaacaaacaaaacatttgtcaaaatattatttgtttgcatttattcagtttttggtcgaaatttaattttttttttgtattatgatcaataattaatatttcttattgaaTACCTTAAAATCTATACTTAAATGattatcgaaaaaataaattgaaatattctattatctagtagcttaaaatattattttgttgacaaCAAttgattactattatatatatatatatttatatttataaaaaaaaattactatcattgttatcttaattaattgagtgaattaatattaataaatcataagtttatgttttttttttctagaagaAAACTTAAATTTCATTCCATTGTTAATGCCAGTGatcagaaatatttaaaattgtattgtactcgtatataatatttagtttttacaatgTCGTCCTATATCttaattactttttcaatttaactTATGAGTTTCGaccaattaaattgttttttatattgatctctaatgtaatataataaacaatattacccAAATTATTGGATCAttgtagttaatttaatttttgtatgtatgtaaaatatgtatgttacaTTCTATAGAATTGTTagatctaattataatatatgtgattagttaatgttattatatacataattatgtatattatttagattaatttgttTCCGTTTTAACGctgtgataatatttaaaaaagtatatttatgtataaataaatatattttattgaaacacaTACCGGTCAACTGTGTGATCACAAAGAGTGCTGTCTTTAAAtttgcattattaaaatattgtgcttGTAAaagaatgtaattaatattatatcatatttgtttaaaaaatatatgttaatttttttagacttaatttaaaaattgttataaaataataacttataccgcaaaaatatgaattgtagaacaaatgtatatattgttactatttatacaaatcGCCTAGGTAAACTAACAGTGCTGAATGTTATACTTACAACttcttattttacttataattatgtctatatttctatttacaaTTAGTAGGATATGGGCAGATGGTTTTATCAtccttattataatgtatgatttaCTTATATTCCTTTTTACTAGTTtggaaatcataaatattatcatttttgtttttgtataagcTATTTTACAAATGCtttatatctatgtattacctatataggtaatttcattaatcattacctAATATTCCTATATgtgcatatttatttgatacaatattgagtctatttaattatgtagagTTTTTAACACTgcggtacataaatattttccaaaagcttttagttttgataacaataatataactagcACTGTTATTACAACTTCACAGGATTTTTAAGAGTACCACATGAGTAGAGGATATTACTATgcagtgatttttatttaaacttataacattTGTCATTGAAATCCAAGTGATtccaattttgtatttttcatttttaacaacaCTTAAATGAGGTAAACTTTAGTCTGTAATTCGATCAGatcaatataggtataggATCAGGGTCAATGGTAAATTTTGTTCCATTTACTTATCAATTGTAATTTGTGGcagatttaattacaattttcttcTGAAAGAGTAATGAGACAATGAGTAATAagcaaaatgtattgtaagtGTATAGGTCATTagactttgtttttttaaacataacattggtttgtttatttatccttaggatttattatttactataggtAAGTACAACAAACACAAtctgatactaattttttgtgtttaagtgttaagtattaatattaaaaactaaatacactttatactattaaataatttttacttaatttttttttttaaattaaaaataacaaccttttgatttaaaaaacaaattattatgaacataaattttaaaaaagtttcatATGTCTTATCAATATTTCAGAgctcaaagtttaaaaaaaaaaacactttaaaatCAACACATTCAtcgctcaaaatctaaaaggCTTTAGGCTTTAGGTGGTGAAGGGTGATAATATATCACCCGGACCGTTCTTTCGTAAATATGTCACTGGTCTGTGAGATtgcttttttttgtgtctagGACTCTACAGGCGGCACGTAGTGAAATCAGAAATTACTGCTATGGTACGAACTGATATGCAAATAAACTGTTTGCATGCaattttccaataaaatagtaaatttattgtcTGCAcaaagaaatttattaaatacatatctataaagtaaattttttgttaatcagTTAATGTAGAATGTAGCATATTTAGTGAGTGCTAACCTCTAATAATCAGTATAGACAGGTAGgaggtacctattttttttaaaaaaaaaaattttaaaactgttatgCTCTATATTtcatgttgtattatttagttatgttTAAGATCGAATGTTActattttgaaacaataagaACTTTGTTCGTaccaataagttataaaaaaaaataacgatatttcacagataatgttctcaaCTACATTGCATATTAATTTGGAGTCTTAACTGTACTATCACTACAGCCTGAGTGGTTCTATCCCGTTAAAAACAGTTTTGCTATGTTTTACATGACGTGGAAAACGGAGACAACACTTCATGCGTCCTCTTAAAAGTCATAATACCTacccataaaattatatacattctttaataataaataacttaacagTTAACAGGTAGGTACTAACAACATTTTCGATTAATAATCCCGGCAGtcttttgcattttttattttaatattaattgactgCCTATAGAACATTGAATTGTTCATTATTACGTTTTACATAGTTTAAGGAAAAAAGAAGGAAAatagtcatttatttttattcaaaacagtgttatttttattggtattttatatttaatttgtattatttgtattggcTTTTTGTACCAGTTATATCAGTTATTGACAATTGACATTGCCTTGGGTATAGTTAGTAGTTAcccatttagtatttacataaatacatcattcatcattgttaactttaggtacctatacactaTTTATAAGCGCCTATCTAATAGGCCAAAAAACTTGTACCATTGGTACAGTACCAATATACCATAGGGATTggcatatacaaatattaatagatataataatattaataatatttctatgtttAAAGTACGCTGGGAACAGTCTACAGActataaaaaagataatatgcactattaattaattaagtgtTGGTTTACCTTTAggctacaatatatttttggaacACTCGGAGGAAGAGGAGGCGCTTTTCTTGCGTGACTTGTAACTGtgcgataataattaaatatctaagtGTATAGTgtgcacatataatataatctattatacagACTTTTATTTAGGTACCGGTGGTAAAACTACGTATTAgaagtatactgtatacatatagACATTTGTGGTGTTCAATTATCGTTTATCAATTTTctggtaaaattaatatcatacattttttttcgcgattttaatttatactgacatattaaataaacgtataaatatgtgtatatatacatattaattatattattgttctgtTTCCATCGTCTgcttataggtacattaaaaattgtatactatattagtataatagtatattactaatatatgtTG
This sequence is a window from Rhopalosiphum maidis isolate BTI-1 chromosome 1, ASM367621v3, whole genome shotgun sequence. Protein-coding genes within it:
- the LOC113549598 gene encoding probable E3 ubiquitin-protein ligase RNF144A, with the protein product MKKTAVTYERTHSLRDDDEDGHEIILERDPFRRPKSHRITVLSGQNGLEEKPSKSDVDLPKKNRRSWEREEEVLLNNESSIDDEDAARKLRKWSKSKIDLLMPSLRSLVTLARGKSSSSSSLNQPSSAESWSHLECVRNDEPIRKYNTMVTLSNVVLNRPVGIKPINRLRDTTVCSRCSSVLSLAASSSRYSLGSTSSFVTHRDQPIVLCKVCLNEVPVKNSWTLQQCGCSYCIECVKAYVDFEINQGAYNISCPDAQCPKQGIIQLEEIEALVSIDEIEKHQRYRLNKEVELDKSRMWCPKPGCETVCNVGDRSRPHSVICPTCQTEFCSGCRATWHPGKPCPPPTTHDMPTFDSDLIKCCPMCSVPIEKDEGCAQMLCKRCKHVFCWYCLASLDDDFLLRHYDKGPCKNKLGHSRASVIWHRTQVIGIFAGFGILLLVASPLLLLAAPCIVCCKCRVCTSGSKLDDPDDDIMDEPN